A genome region from Chthoniobacterales bacterium includes the following:
- a CDS encoding HupE/UreJ family protein, with protein MHTRTTPRLLVLSLLFLPVLAQAHPGFHAAGFAHGVAHPLTGLDHICAMIAVGLWAAQRGGRAVWMVPLAFVTMMLGGGLLGMSGVHLPQVETGILTSVLVLGLLVAAAVRLPLWLSAVVVGVFAVFHGYAHTIETPMNVSALTYNLGFLFSTALLHVIGIGFGLAVVRLGKVSLVRFAGGAIAVCGVVLLAS; from the coding sequence ATGCACACTCGCACCACGCCACGGCTTCTCGTTCTTTCGCTGCTTTTCCTGCCCGTTCTCGCGCAGGCACATCCGGGGTTTCATGCCGCTGGGTTTGCCCACGGTGTGGCGCATCCGCTGACTGGGCTCGACCACATTTGCGCGATGATCGCCGTCGGCCTGTGGGCAGCGCAACGAGGCGGTCGAGCCGTCTGGATGGTGCCGCTGGCTTTTGTGACGATGATGCTGGGTGGCGGGTTGCTGGGAATGAGCGGTGTGCATCTTCCGCAGGTGGAAACGGGCATCCTGACCTCGGTGCTGGTGCTCGGCCTGCTGGTGGCGGCCGCAGTGAGGCTGCCACTGTGGTTGAGCGCGGTGGTCGTGGGCGTTTTTGCGGTTTTCCACGGTTACGCCCATACGATTGAAACTCCCATGAATGTTTCGGCGCTGACTTACAATCTCGGTTTCCTGTTTTCCACGGCGCTGCTCCATGTGATCGGCATTGGCTTTGGTCTCGCGGTCGTTCGACTGGGAAAAGTGTCGCTGGTGCGTTTCGCGGGTGGAGCGATCGCGGTTTGCGGCGTGGTTCTGCTCGCCAGCTAG
- a CDS encoding tetratricopeptide repeat protein gives MQDGWTPKKLVLVSVGVAVLSSALTGGIMVWLLTGQKPPEPVFQPHTAVTPMVAPAETPPAGVLESANWLYDHQRWSEAIAAYEKALTAGFDNPDVRTDLGNCYRFSNRPEAALEQYQLAQKQGANHEHSLYNQASLYSEVMKNPAKADEVARQFIARFPGSESSVTIKKYLAAP, from the coding sequence ATGCAGGACGGCTGGACTCCAAAAAAACTCGTGCTCGTCTCTGTCGGCGTGGCAGTTTTATCCTCGGCTTTGACCGGCGGCATCATGGTCTGGCTGCTCACCGGGCAGAAGCCGCCCGAGCCCGTTTTCCAGCCTCATACGGCTGTAACTCCGATGGTGGCACCCGCCGAAACGCCGCCCGCTGGCGTGCTGGAATCGGCCAATTGGCTCTACGATCACCAGCGCTGGAGCGAGGCGATTGCCGCTTATGAAAAGGCGCTCACCGCTGGATTCGACAATCCCGATGTGCGGACGGACCTGGGAAATTGCTATCGTTTTTCCAATCGGCCTGAAGCTGCCCTGGAGCAGTATCAACTCGCTCAAAAACAGGGCGCCAATCACGAGCACAGCCTTTATAACCAGGCGAGTTTGTATTCCGAAGTCATGAAAAATCCAGCGAAGGCCGACGAGGTCGCGCGGCAGTTTATCGCGCGTTTTCCGGGCAGTGAAAGCAGTGTGACGATCAAAAAATATCTGGCCGCGCCCTGA
- the mnmA gene encoding tRNA 2-thiouridine(34) synthase MnmA, whose amino-acid sequence MEKKRVLLGMSGGVDSSVCGHLLKEQGYEVIGVTMKVWPQDCMSRAEDKCCGPSAIADARGVAHALGIPHYVVDESNQFEQLVIDYFSSEYQAGRTPNPCVMCNEKLKFGNLWTKAKALGCDYIATGHYTIIEHNADRAVLRKGADPKKDQSYFLFSLNQDQLSHALTPLGGMSKPEIRAIARQLGLRVADKVDSQEICFVPGNDYKAFLRSHLGEKGFHRGGIYDKAGNFIAEHEGIEMFTIGQRKGLPGGSPRPIYVIDIDPETNSVIVGEAEDLVASEFELDRVNWVSRGEITEPIEVNVKIRYAHPGADATVYPNGDGTARVVLHEPQKAVTPGQAAVFYQGDVCIGGGWICRQPAAVSLAS is encoded by the coding sequence ATGGAAAAAAAGCGCGTTCTATTAGGCATGAGTGGCGGAGTGGATAGCTCCGTCTGCGGCCATTTGCTCAAGGAACAAGGCTACGAAGTCATCGGCGTGACCATGAAAGTCTGGCCGCAGGATTGCATGTCGCGCGCCGAGGATAAATGCTGCGGACCGTCGGCGATTGCGGACGCACGGGGCGTGGCGCACGCGCTGGGAATTCCGCATTATGTCGTCGATGAATCGAACCAGTTTGAGCAGCTCGTGATCGATTATTTTTCCAGCGAATATCAGGCTGGCCGCACGCCAAATCCGTGTGTGATGTGCAATGAGAAGCTGAAATTTGGCAATCTCTGGACCAAGGCTAAGGCGCTCGGCTGCGATTACATTGCGACCGGCCATTATACGATCATTGAGCACAATGCCGACCGCGCCGTCCTGCGAAAAGGCGCCGATCCGAAGAAGGACCAGTCGTATTTTCTCTTCAGCCTGAACCAGGACCAGCTCTCCCACGCGCTCACGCCGCTCGGCGGAATGTCGAAGCCGGAGATTCGCGCCATCGCCCGGCAGCTCGGTCTGCGCGTGGCCGACAAAGTGGACAGCCAGGAGATTTGTTTTGTGCCGGGGAATGATTACAAAGCCTTCCTGCGCAGTCATTTGGGCGAGAAGGGGTTTCATCGCGGAGGCATCTACGACAAGGCGGGAAATTTCATCGCCGAACACGAGGGCATCGAGATGTTTACCATCGGCCAGCGCAAGGGGCTTCCCGGCGGCTCGCCGCGTCCGATCTACGTGATCGATATCGATCCCGAGACGAACAGCGTGATCGTCGGCGAGGCGGAGGACTTGGTCGCATCCGAGTTTGAGCTGGATCGCGTGAACTGGGTCAGCCGGGGCGAAATCACCGAGCCCATCGAGGTGAATGTGAAAATCCGTTACGCGCATCCTGGTGCGGACGCGACCGTTTATCCGAACGGCGATGGCACGGCCCGCGTCGTCTTGCACGAGCCGCAAAAAGCCGTCACGCCCGGTCAGGCGGCAGTGTTTTACCAAGGCGACGTCTGCATCGGCGGCGGATGGATTTGCCGTCAGCCGGCGGCGGTTTCGCTGGCGAGTTAG
- the cutA gene encoding divalent-cation tolerance protein CutA: MSGVVVALATFPDMETARTISRTLVEEHLAACVNLLPGAQSIYRWEGQIVEETEIVAIFKTTTIHRGKFQQRLIELHPAQVAECIFLDVLDGSPAYLNWVRSEVVFGNWRKPLES; this comes from the coding sequence ATGAGCGGAGTCGTCGTGGCTTTGGCCACGTTCCCAGACATGGAAACGGCGCGAACGATTTCCCGAACTTTGGTCGAGGAACACCTCGCGGCCTGCGTGAATTTGCTGCCCGGCGCACAATCGATCTATCGCTGGGAAGGCCAGATCGTCGAGGAGACGGAAATCGTGGCGATTTTCAAAACCACCACCATTCACCGAGGGAAATTTCAGCAGCGACTGATCGAGTTGCATCCGGCTCAGGTCGCGGAATGCATTTTCTTGGACGTGCTCGATGGCTCGCCCGCCTATCTGAATTGGGTGCGTTCGGAAGTGGTTTTCGGCAACTGGCGCAAACCGCTGGAATCCTAG
- a CDS encoding DMT family transporter, with translation MPLILLPLIASLGYALASLGLKRCLDYGIGPWRTTFVVNVMAGLLFLPMLAWGKHWPGWENIHQPLLAGLGFFIGQIFTFRAIARGDVSIVTPVLGLKSMLIAVICAVILRENIPPGWWLASALSVIAVALLADRTPTRIKAVQATVLLAFISASAFSVTDVMVQRWTPIWSAGFFIPIMFATVALLSFTLIPIFNHPLHQIPRDGWKWLLGGSFLLCAQALVMACAIGIYGHATAINIVYSCRGVWTIALVWIVGHWFGNDERHVGKVILIRRLIGAVLLVAAIALL, from the coding sequence TTGCCGCTCATCCTGCTCCCGCTCATCGCGTCGCTCGGCTACGCATTGGCCAGCCTCGGGCTGAAACGCTGCCTCGATTACGGCATCGGCCCGTGGCGCACGACGTTCGTGGTCAACGTCATGGCCGGGCTGCTTTTTCTCCCGATGCTGGCGTGGGGCAAACACTGGCCGGGCTGGGAAAATATTCACCAACCGCTGCTGGCGGGACTGGGATTTTTCATCGGGCAAATCTTCACTTTCCGAGCCATCGCTCGTGGCGACGTCTCCATCGTGACGCCCGTTCTCGGGTTGAAATCCATGCTCATCGCGGTGATTTGCGCCGTGATTTTGCGGGAAAATATTCCGCCCGGCTGGTGGCTGGCCTCGGCTTTGAGCGTCATCGCCGTCGCACTGCTCGCAGATCGGACTCCGACTCGAATCAAAGCTGTCCAGGCCACGGTGTTGCTCGCATTCATCAGCGCCTCAGCTTTCTCCGTCACCGACGTCATGGTCCAACGTTGGACGCCAATTTGGAGCGCCGGTTTTTTTATTCCGATCATGTTCGCCACAGTGGCGCTGCTCTCGTTCACGCTCATTCCGATCTTTAATCATCCGCTGCACCAAATCCCGCGCGATGGCTGGAAATGGCTCCTCGGCGGCTCATTCCTGCTCTGCGCCCAGGCGCTCGTCATGGCCTGCGCCATCGGCATTTATGGCCATGCGACTGCCATTAATATCGTTTATAGCTGCCGCGGCGTCTGGACGATTGCGCTCGTCTGGATCGTCGGTCATTGGTTCGGAAATGACGAACGCCATGTCGGAAAAGTCATCCTCATTCGCCGCCTGATCGGAGCCGTGCTGCTCGTGGCGGCGATCGCGTTGCTCTAG
- a CDS encoding type I 3-dehydroquinate dehydratase: protein MPDDSSSLFRNRHPHVVATISSAAGWTKAEKIIPGSDLAPDLLEVRADLLPENIIDLSRLPLPVILTVRHPSEGGRGPADAASRIAIYQRHWKNAVAIDIELASVPELSSLISEARKMGLACIFSHHDFTDTPSLTELRAMTQIAAHLGANLFKVATTTDDVAQLSTLLAWVESESRLPLAAMGMGRLGKISRPLLAQIGSQLNYGYLDAPVVPGQWPASELRRVIDSLP, encoded by the coding sequence ATGCCCGACGATAGTTCAAGCCTTTTCCGGAATAGACATCCTCACGTCGTCGCCACCATCAGCAGCGCGGCGGGCTGGACCAAGGCCGAAAAAATCATTCCCGGCTCCGACTTGGCTCCCGATTTACTGGAAGTCCGCGCTGATTTATTGCCGGAAAACATCATCGATCTTTCCCGGCTTCCGCTGCCCGTCATTCTCACCGTGCGCCATCCGTCCGAGGGCGGGCGCGGTCCGGCGGACGCGGCGAGTCGCATCGCAATCTACCAGCGCCATTGGAAAAACGCCGTCGCCATTGATATCGAACTCGCCTCTGTGCCGGAGCTTTCCTCACTCATCTCAGAAGCAAGAAAAATGGGACTCGCCTGTATTTTTTCGCATCACGATTTCACCGACACTCCGTCGCTGACCGAGCTTCGGGCAATGACGCAAATCGCCGCCCACTTAGGTGCGAATCTTTTCAAAGTCGCCACCACCACCGACGACGTCGCGCAGCTTTCCACTCTGCTCGCTTGGGTCGAGTCTGAGTCCCGTCTCCCGCTCGCCGCGATGGGCATGGGCCGGCTCGGCAAAATCTCCCGCCCGCTCCTCGCGCAGATCGGATCGCAACTCAACTACGGCTACCTCGACGCCCCCGTCGTGCCCGGTCAATGGCCCGCCAGCGAACTCCGCCGCGTGATCGATTCCCTGCCCTAG
- a CDS encoding sugar transferase, with product MNQLSDAGILVLSLWLAHWLRYWATLYFDIYPIPPFRQFLWLIVLIMPFGPLLLETQGYYRRLLQKNIGHAMSEIARAGLWMAVLVAGCVIFFHLEVPSRAVFLGFGVIGTILLLAKRAFIVRKLKGGSEEGRYREKILLVGVPYDMKQLMERFAPEQAARIEVVEQIDIEKQPISDLVESLHRHSVGRVLFAGGHVHMNRIEEAIMACEAEGVEAWLLANFIKTSIARPAFDLFGEQPMLVFRTTPDLSWALIMKAFVDFLGALLGIIVLTPLLLLIALAVRLTSPGVVIFRQMRGGRHGAPFAMYKFRSMYSDAEQRKAELEAMNQMSGPVFKMDQDPRITPLGRFLRKYSLDELPQLLNVLMGDMSLVGPRPLPLYEVARFETAAHRRRLSVKPGLTCLWQISGRNEVQNFHDWVRLDLAYIDNWSLWLDFKILLKTIPAVFMGSGAR from the coding sequence ATGAACCAGCTGAGCGACGCTGGCATCCTGGTTTTGTCGCTCTGGCTGGCCCATTGGCTGCGCTATTGGGCGACGCTGTATTTCGATATTTATCCGATCCCGCCGTTTCGGCAATTTCTCTGGCTGATCGTGCTGATCATGCCCTTTGGCCCGCTGCTGCTCGAGACCCAAGGCTACTACCGGCGGCTGCTACAGAAGAACATCGGCCATGCCATGAGCGAGATTGCGCGGGCCGGCCTCTGGATGGCGGTCTTGGTGGCGGGGTGCGTGATTTTTTTCCACCTAGAAGTGCCGAGCCGCGCGGTGTTTCTGGGTTTTGGAGTCATCGGAACGATCCTCTTGCTGGCGAAGCGGGCGTTCATTGTTAGAAAGCTGAAAGGCGGCAGCGAGGAGGGGAGATATCGCGAAAAAATCCTCCTCGTCGGCGTGCCTTACGACATGAAGCAACTCATGGAGCGATTTGCCCCGGAGCAAGCGGCGCGAATCGAAGTCGTCGAGCAAATCGACATCGAAAAACAACCCATTAGCGACCTCGTCGAGAGCCTGCATCGTCATTCTGTGGGGCGCGTCCTCTTCGCGGGCGGCCACGTTCACATGAACCGCATCGAGGAGGCCATCATGGCCTGCGAAGCCGAAGGTGTGGAGGCGTGGCTGCTGGCGAATTTCATCAAAACCTCGATCGCGCGTCCGGCCTTCGACCTGTTTGGCGAACAGCCGATGCTGGTTTTCCGGACGACGCCCGATCTTTCGTGGGCGTTGATCATGAAGGCGTTTGTGGATTTTTTGGGTGCCTTGCTAGGGATCATCGTGCTTACGCCGTTGCTGCTGCTCATTGCACTGGCGGTGCGGCTGACCTCGCCCGGAGTGGTGATTTTCCGGCAGATGCGCGGTGGGCGGCACGGGGCGCCGTTTGCGATGTATAAATTTCGCTCGATGTATTCCGACGCAGAGCAGCGCAAGGCGGAACTCGAGGCGATGAATCAAATGAGCGGCCCCGTTTTCAAGATGGATCAGGACCCGCGGATCACGCCGCTCGGGCGGTTTTTGCGCAAGTACAGCCTAGATGAGTTGCCCCAGCTTCTGAACGTCCTGATGGGCGACATGAGCTTGGTCGGGCCGCGTCCGCTGCCCTTGTATGAGGTCGCCCGATTTGAAACGGCCGCGCATCGCCGCCGATTGAGCGTAAAGCCAGGTCTGACCTGTCTCTGGCAGATTTCCGGCCGCAACGAGGTGCAAAATTTCCACGACTGGGTGCGGCTCGATCTCGCTTACATCGACAACTGGTCTCTCTGGCTCGACTTCAAAATCCTTCTAAAAACCATCCCCGCCGTCTTCATGGGCTCTGGCGCCCGGTAA
- a CDS encoding UDP-glucuronic acid decarboxylase family protein: MAANTQKKTVVVTGGSGFLGSHLTDLLLSKDYKVIGIDNLLTGNLANIAHLAGNPDYKFIRQDVTQYIYLAEDVDLIFHFASPASPIDYLEHPIPTLKVGALGTHNVLGLAKAKKATILLASTSECYGDPLVHPQKEDYWGNVNPIGPRGVYDEAKRFAEAMTMAYHRYHGVDTKIVRIFNTYGPRMRLRDGRVVPAFIGQALTNTPLSIFGDGSQTRSFCYVSDLIEGIYRLSQSDFHEPVNIGNPGEMTIKQFAEKIIAYTGTESQISYHPLPVDDPKVRQPDITRARTILGWEPQVSFEDGIKKTIEFFRGHPDLASFAK, translated from the coding sequence ATGGCCGCCAATACTCAGAAAAAAACAGTCGTCGTCACCGGTGGTTCAGGATTTCTCGGGTCGCATCTCACCGACCTGCTCCTCTCCAAAGACTACAAAGTCATCGGGATCGACAACCTCCTCACGGGCAATCTCGCCAACATTGCGCACCTCGCTGGCAACCCCGATTACAAATTCATCCGTCAGGACGTCACCCAATACATTTACCTGGCTGAGGACGTCGATCTCATCTTCCATTTCGCCTCGCCAGCCAGCCCGATCGATTATCTGGAACATCCGATTCCCACGCTAAAAGTCGGGGCGCTCGGCACTCACAATGTGCTCGGACTCGCCAAGGCCAAAAAAGCCACCATTCTTCTCGCTTCCACCTCCGAGTGCTACGGCGATCCGCTGGTTCATCCGCAAAAGGAAGACTATTGGGGCAACGTCAATCCCATCGGGCCACGCGGCGTCTATGACGAAGCGAAACGTTTCGCCGAGGCCATGACGATGGCCTACCACCGCTACCACGGCGTCGATACAAAGATCGTCCGCATCTTCAATACCTATGGACCTCGCATGCGTCTGCGCGACGGGCGCGTCGTCCCGGCCTTCATCGGTCAGGCGCTGACGAACACACCGCTCAGCATCTTCGGCGACGGCAGCCAGACCCGGAGTTTTTGCTACGTCTCGGACTTGATCGAAGGCATTTATCGCCTCTCCCAATCCGACTTCCACGAGCCGGTGAACATCGGCAATCCGGGTGAAATGACGATCAAGCAGTTCGCGGAGAAAATCATCGCCTACACCGGCACCGAGTCGCAGATCAGCTATCATCCGCTGCCCGTGGACGACCCAAAAGTGCGCCAGCCCGACATTACTCGGGCCAGAACCATTCTCGGCTGGGAGCCGCAGGTTTCTTTCGAGGATGGAATCAAGAAAACCATTGAATTTTTCCGTGGCCACCCCGACCTTGCCTCCTTCGCAAAATAA
- a CDS encoding Amuc_1102 family pilus-like protein, with protein sequence MRVHQQNKILVLLLLLQAFFTVGVMAQGRATDYVVKKVNVEFINTPEYQFTGTQRRSDNREKWMEIETEFDATPEFTEELTFKYYVQINKNVYTGEVTHVDIAGGKGLFSVMYISPRAISRILEGKPMNGAAIEKVSVEITKQGATVGFGSWKNEKTGWWASSPQKPGFLRNKNETPFAPLYWERYEAIKTNVR encoded by the coding sequence ATGAGAGTTCATCAACAGAACAAAATCCTCGTCCTCCTGCTGCTATTGCAGGCATTTTTCACCGTCGGCGTCATGGCTCAGGGCCGGGCGACGGATTACGTGGTTAAAAAGGTGAATGTGGAATTCATCAACACGCCAGAGTACCAATTCACTGGAACCCAGCGTCGCTCCGACAACCGCGAGAAATGGATGGAGATCGAGACCGAGTTTGATGCGACTCCAGAGTTCACCGAGGAACTCACCTTCAAATACTACGTGCAGATTAACAAAAATGTTTACACTGGCGAAGTCACCCACGTCGATATCGCCGGCGGCAAGGGGCTTTTTTCCGTCATGTATATTTCGCCGCGCGCCATTAGCCGCATCTTGGAAGGCAAGCCAATGAATGGAGCGGCCATTGAAAAAGTCAGTGTCGAGATTACCAAGCAAGGCGCGACCGTTGGCTTCGGCTCATGGAAAAATGAGAAAACGGGCTGGTGGGCTTCATCGCCCCAAAAGCCTGGGTTCCTGCGCAATAAGAATGAAACTCCTTTCGCGCCACTTTATTGGGAGCGTTACGAGGCGATCAAAACCAACGTTCGCTAA
- a CDS encoding Amuc_1101 family PilM-like pilus complex protein, with protein MASTRLLSLNLGTQTIGLGEFLTADNGGLILNGYLTRELAVDATSDSARGYHISEAIKELLSQMKLRPGAVNTCIPAQSVFTRFVKLPTVDEDKIDQIIGFEAQQNVPFPINEVVWDYQLVATNDTSKLGVVLVAIKSDLLGEMDHAVTTTGLRTSIVDVAPMALYNAFRYNYSENKGCSLIVDIGARTTNLVFIEPQKVFSRSIPIGGSSITSAIAKDFDEPLAVAEARKKTDGFVGLGGAYAEPGDPAVARVSKIIRNTMTRLHAEITRSVSFYRAQQQGNAPVRVYLCGGTVALPYMREFFQEKMQLPVEYFNPLRNVTVSQNVNVEKVVSEAHLLGELVGTALRSLGGCPIELNLLPPEVLQRQEFSRRQPYIITAGLCVLLALAGWWLYFQRSTEAAIAVTEKVNAEAGQLEGVDLKFKAADQQIKAVGVEAAPLLDAISQRESWVRLIDDLNQRIPNNKIWVTIFEPLQDAKPISFNDVKSLEVKPAPTPTGPTRPAAGATPPPGPRITAISIKGLYLEDPKVVDQFLTNLSQSPYYVLDLNKMKEINPVRQQPNQDTWAFDYELRLPLKQPIPLK; from the coding sequence ATGGCTTCCACTCGATTGCTAAGTCTAAATCTTGGCACGCAAACCATCGGTCTGGGAGAGTTTCTCACCGCAGATAATGGCGGATTGATTCTCAATGGTTACCTCACCCGCGAGCTCGCGGTCGATGCGACCAGCGACAGTGCCCGCGGCTACCACATTTCCGAGGCGATCAAGGAATTGCTGAGTCAAATGAAACTCCGCCCTGGCGCAGTCAATACCTGCATTCCGGCGCAATCGGTTTTCACCCGCTTCGTGAAATTGCCCACGGTCGATGAAGACAAAATCGACCAAATTATCGGCTTCGAAGCCCAGCAAAACGTCCCATTTCCAATCAATGAAGTCGTTTGGGATTATCAACTCGTCGCCACGAACGACACCTCCAAGCTGGGCGTGGTTTTAGTGGCGATCAAATCAGACCTGCTCGGCGAAATGGATCACGCCGTCACCACGACGGGCTTGCGCACCAGCATCGTGGATGTGGCACCGATGGCTCTCTACAACGCCTTTCGCTACAATTATTCCGAAAACAAGGGCTGTTCTTTGATCGTGGATATCGGAGCCCGAACGACGAATCTGGTCTTTATCGAGCCGCAAAAAGTCTTCAGCCGCAGCATTCCGATTGGCGGAAGCTCGATCACCAGTGCCATTGCCAAAGATTTCGACGAACCATTGGCTGTCGCCGAGGCGCGCAAGAAAACGGATGGTTTCGTCGGCCTCGGTGGCGCTTATGCGGAACCCGGCGATCCGGCCGTGGCCCGTGTCTCAAAGATCATTCGCAACACCATGACCCGTCTCCACGCGGAGATCACGCGTTCGGTCAGCTTTTACCGCGCCCAGCAGCAGGGCAATGCGCCGGTGCGCGTTTACCTCTGTGGCGGCACCGTCGCGCTGCCTTACATGCGCGAGTTTTTCCAGGAGAAAATGCAGTTGCCGGTGGAATATTTCAATCCGCTGCGCAACGTCACGGTCTCGCAAAATGTGAATGTCGAGAAAGTCGTCAGCGAGGCGCATCTGCTCGGGGAATTGGTCGGGACCGCGCTGCGTTCGCTGGGTGGCTGCCCAATAGAGTTGAATTTGCTCCCGCCGGAAGTGTTGCAACGGCAGGAATTTTCTCGCCGCCAGCCGTATATCATCACCGCCGGACTCTGTGTTCTCCTGGCGCTAGCCGGATGGTGGCTCTATTTCCAGCGTTCCACCGAGGCAGCGATCGCGGTCACGGAAAAAGTGAATGCCGAGGCGGGCCAATTGGAGGGAGTCGACTTAAAATTTAAGGCTGCCGATCAGCAAATCAAAGCCGTTGGAGTCGAAGCCGCTCCACTTTTGGACGCCATCAGCCAGCGCGAGTCTTGGGTTCGATTGATTGATGACCTCAATCAGCGCATTCCCAATAACAAAATTTGGGTGACTATTTTCGAGCCGCTGCAAGACGCGAAACCGATCTCCTTTAACGACGTGAAATCACTCGAAGTGAAGCCCGCGCCGACTCCAACCGGACCGACGCGTCCTGCGGCAGGAGCCACGCCTCCGCCGGGGCCGCGCATCACCGCAATTAGCATCAAGGGCCTTTATCTGGAAGATCCGAAAGTGGTGGACCAGTTTCTGACCAACCTTTCCCAGTCTCCTTATTACGTTTTGGATCTGAACAAAATGAAGGAGATCAACCCGGTTCGCCAGCAGCCCAATCAGGACACCTGGGCGTTTGACTACGAGCTGCGTCTGCCTTTGAAACAGCCCATCCCCCTGAAATGA
- a CDS encoding Amuc_1100 family pilus-like protein, which translates to MNWFTENKIFTSVLMVIVVAALALGYLTFAASGKYDEAVQSYQTGMAKLTQLRSLAPYRNTENLKKVQAQVTEYKGQTEELHAELIQRQGMIAPIDPSAFQGHLRELVSKTIEHSTQRGVELPPKFYLGFERYESELPRNDITGLLNWQLAAIDAVVNRLIDLKVAKISSVLRPALPGELVAEPSSKDVPLFKKYPFEVVFVGYPGNVQTLLNDLDSFPQFTIARAVRIENEQLKSPSRTAAAPVSTGDPSATPEPLVDKIIIGKERVTASIIVDLVQFTPKQISKK; encoded by the coding sequence ATGAACTGGTTCACCGAAAATAAAATCTTCACCAGTGTGCTGATGGTCATCGTTGTGGCTGCGCTCGCTCTCGGCTATCTGACTTTTGCAGCCAGCGGCAAATACGATGAGGCCGTGCAAAGTTATCAAACTGGCATGGCAAAACTCACCCAACTGCGTTCCCTGGCTCCCTACCGGAACACGGAGAACCTGAAAAAGGTTCAGGCCCAAGTCACGGAATACAAAGGGCAGACGGAGGAATTGCACGCGGAATTGATTCAACGCCAGGGAATGATCGCGCCGATCGATCCCTCGGCTTTCCAAGGTCATCTGCGGGAGCTGGTTTCCAAAACCATCGAGCATTCCACTCAGCGTGGAGTGGAGTTGCCGCCGAAGTTTTATCTTGGGTTTGAGCGGTATGAAAGTGAGCTGCCGCGGAATGACATTACGGGTTTGCTGAACTGGCAGCTCGCGGCCATCGATGCGGTGGTCAATCGCTTGATTGATCTCAAAGTCGCCAAGATCAGCAGCGTCCTGCGACCTGCGCTGCCGGGCGAACTGGTTGCGGAGCCCTCTTCCAAGGACGTGCCGCTCTTTAAGAAATATCCCTTTGAAGTGGTTTTCGTAGGCTATCCTGGAAACGTGCAGACGCTTCTGAACGACTTGGACAGCTTTCCTCAATTCACCATTGCCCGTGCCGTCCGCATCGAAAACGAGCAACTGAAAAGTCCATCGCGCACGGCTGCTGCGCCGGTTTCGACCGGCGATCCGAGCGCCACGCCGGAGCCGCTCGTGGATAAAATCATCATTGGCAAGGAGCGGGTGACGGCCAGCATCATTGTCGATCTCGTGCAGTTCACCCCCAAACAAATCTCGAAGAAGTAG
- a CDS encoding Amuc_1099 family pilus-like system protein: MDWIKTKYDRAILLVATALLLASAAFVFLKTRSVGDTFAAYFSKPSISNAIKPLNIDPINEARETLANPAKWKKQDKTIFVAVPYVLRKSGVLEIFGNEGIEYVPGIPNKWFVDNGLDLLVPGIEDQDPDGDRFSNREEYAGGVNSTNPNDPNSHPPFTNKLKLARYIQIPFRLIFKVRDGEIMQINTVDLKQPSQFLKVGDRIGGTKFEITKLEKKEGVDSLGTKTDVSEATVRNVETKAEIILVLGVIANSPDTYALFKYLYDDSEFKVKRDGEFHLKPDDKTTYKLVDINNNEAVITIPATGEKITVPKL, from the coding sequence ATGGATTGGATTAAAACCAAATATGATCGGGCCATTTTGCTCGTTGCGACGGCGCTCTTGCTTGCCTCGGCGGCATTTGTGTTTTTGAAGACACGCAGTGTGGGAGATACTTTCGCGGCTTATTTTTCCAAGCCTAGTATTAGTAATGCCATCAAGCCCCTCAATATCGACCCCATCAATGAGGCGCGTGAGACGCTGGCTAATCCGGCGAAATGGAAAAAACAGGATAAAACCATCTTTGTGGCTGTGCCATACGTGCTCAGAAAATCTGGCGTGTTAGAGATTTTTGGCAATGAGGGGATCGAATATGTTCCTGGAATTCCGAACAAATGGTTTGTGGACAACGGCCTTGATCTGCTGGTCCCTGGTATCGAGGACCAAGATCCAGATGGCGACCGGTTCAGCAACCGGGAAGAATATGCGGGCGGCGTTAATAGCACCAATCCCAACGACCCCAACTCACACCCGCCTTTCACCAACAAGTTAAAGCTCGCGAGATATATTCAGATTCCGTTCCGCTTGATTTTCAAAGTCCGCGATGGAGAGATCATGCAAATCAACACGGTTGACCTGAAGCAGCCGTCCCAGTTCCTCAAAGTGGGAGATCGCATCGGCGGCACCAAGTTTGAAATCACCAAGCTGGAGAAAAAGGAAGGCGTGGATTCTTTGGGCACCAAGACGGATGTTTCCGAGGCCACCGTTCGCAATGTTGAAACCAAGGCCGAAATCATCCTCGTGCTCGGCGTCATCGCCAATTCGCCTGACACTTACGCGCTCTTCAAATACCTTTACGACGACTCGGAGTTTAAGGTGAAACGCGATGGCGAGTTTCATTTAAAGCCCGATGACAAAACAACTTACAAACTCGTTGACATCAATAACAACGAGGCAGTAATCACTATCCCGGCCACGGGGGAAAAAATAACTGTTCCCAAACTCTAA